The Candidatus Zixiibacteriota bacterium genome includes a window with the following:
- a CDS encoding TlpA disulfide reductase family protein: MIIRRVTGSALLLVVLGAAGCAQKVETPAVSAVSIPAVTFYDPQLVGLYTAVGDSGHARCVDGKNLEAVPYFRRQMELIPAGKWGAYNVACALARAQEDDSAWAWLTRVVDAGWDDPDQLLYDTDLDSLRGDPRFAPLVQRTRASRDRQEAPFAQGLPRYDKAPVTFLSLDSLDDWSKSRLDAMRKNRGIWYGWQATAVRIEFEGQRLAALRELKRDDPTFDYGLERVRALAKVKSIWGPWGSVADGVHREAQDYLAANPSPEGRSEAHYWAAVAGFCRTRPEGAEDSLWAAAVGAARPDFRQVDSATTYYGAAQAWLLMMDLAEAGDNKTALLPRVRHFAEAFGSDEKAKSIAGSFFQGEMVAAMWPIPVDGVDLDNKPVSLADYKGRVVLVDFWATWCGPCRGELPHILAAYEKYHPDGFDVLSISLDYADKTTTDDYRKWIAEKGMNWRHIYDQQNWEGPLVSAFMVQGIPSPFLVGRDGSLVASGDDCRGDNLAKLVEGALKAKGA, translated from the coding sequence TGCCGCCGGTTGCGCGCAGAAGGTCGAGACGCCGGCCGTGTCGGCGGTGAGTATCCCCGCGGTGACGTTCTATGACCCCCAACTTGTAGGTTTGTACACGGCGGTGGGTGACTCGGGGCATGCGCGGTGCGTTGACGGGAAAAACCTGGAGGCGGTCCCCTACTTCCGTCGACAAATGGAACTAATCCCGGCGGGGAAGTGGGGTGCCTACAACGTGGCCTGTGCACTGGCGCGGGCGCAAGAGGATGATTCCGCCTGGGCGTGGCTGACAAGAGTCGTCGATGCGGGCTGGGATGATCCCGACCAGCTTCTCTATGATACCGACCTCGATTCATTGCGGGGCGACCCGCGCTTTGCCCCGCTGGTGCAGCGGACCCGGGCGTCGCGTGATCGCCAGGAGGCGCCTTTTGCCCAGGGTTTGCCTCGTTATGACAAAGCGCCGGTGACTTTCTTAAGCTTGGACAGTCTGGATGATTGGAGCAAGTCCCGCCTGGATGCGATGCGAAAGAACCGGGGCATCTGGTATGGCTGGCAGGCGACCGCCGTGCGCATCGAGTTCGAAGGCCAACGTCTGGCGGCTTTGCGTGAATTGAAGCGGGACGATCCCACCTTCGACTACGGTCTGGAACGTGTCCGCGCTTTGGCGAAAGTCAAATCGATCTGGGGTCCGTGGGGTTCGGTCGCCGACGGCGTCCACCGGGAGGCGCAGGATTACCTGGCGGCCAATCCATCCCCGGAGGGCCGGAGCGAGGCACACTACTGGGCGGCCGTGGCGGGGTTCTGCCGGACCAGGCCCGAAGGAGCGGAGGATTCACTCTGGGCGGCGGCGGTCGGGGCGGCGCGACCGGACTTCCGTCAGGTCGACAGCGCCACGACATACTACGGCGCCGCGCAGGCATGGCTCTTGATGATGGACCTCGCCGAAGCGGGCGACAACAAGACTGCGCTGTTGCCACGCGTCCGCCACTTTGCCGAGGCCTTCGGTTCTGATGAGAAGGCCAAATCAATTGCCGGCTCCTTTTTCCAGGGCGAGATGGTCGCGGCGATGTGGCCGATCCCGGTGGATGGCGTCGATCTGGATAACAAGCCGGTGTCGCTGGCCGACTACAAGGGCAGAGTCGTTCTCGTGGATTTCTGGGCGACTTGGTGCGGTCCGTGCCGGGGCGAGTTGCCGCACATTCTCGCGGCCTATGAGAAGTACCATCCGGACGGATTTGACGTTCTGTCGATCTCGCTCGACTACGCCGACAAGACCACGACCGATGACTATCGCAAGTGGATCGCTGAGAAGGGCATGAACTGGCGGCACATCTACGACCAGCAGAACTGGGAGGGGCCGTTGGTGAGCGCCTTCATGGTGCAGGGAATACCGAGTCCCTTCCTCGTTGGACGCGACGGCAGTCTCGTGGCCTCCGGTGATGATTGCCGCGGTGACAACCTCGCGAAGCTGGTCGAGGGCGCCCTCAAGGCCAAGGGCGCATAG